A window of the Pseudomonas furukawaii genome harbors these coding sequences:
- a CDS encoding hydroxymethylglutaryl-CoA lyase — MTIPKKVRLVEVGPRDGLQNEKQPISVADKVRLVDDLTAAGLGYVEVGSFVSPKWVPQMAGSAEVFAQIQRKPGVTYAALAPNMKGFEAALEAGVKEVAVFAAASEAFSQKNINCSIAESLARFVPVVEAARAQGISVRGYVSCVLGCPYEGEVPAEQVAAVAAELFAMGCYEVSLGDTIGTGNAGATRHLFEVVGAQVPRDKLAGHFHDTYGQAVANIYASLLEGISVFDSSVAGLGGCPYAKGATGNVATEDVLYLMNGLGIETGIDLDKLAAAGQRICAVLGKDNGSRVARAILARAG; from the coding sequence ATGACGATTCCCAAGAAGGTCCGCCTGGTCGAAGTCGGCCCCCGCGACGGCCTGCAGAACGAGAAGCAGCCCATCAGCGTCGCCGACAAGGTGCGCCTGGTGGACGACCTGACCGCCGCCGGCCTCGGCTACGTCGAGGTGGGCAGCTTCGTGTCGCCCAAATGGGTGCCGCAGATGGCCGGCTCCGCCGAGGTCTTCGCGCAGATCCAGCGCAAGCCGGGCGTCACCTACGCCGCCCTGGCACCGAACATGAAGGGTTTCGAAGCGGCCCTGGAAGCCGGCGTCAAGGAGGTCGCGGTGTTCGCCGCCGCCTCCGAGGCCTTCTCGCAGAAGAACATCAACTGCTCCATCGCCGAGAGCCTGGCGCGCTTCGTGCCCGTGGTGGAGGCCGCCAGGGCCCAGGGCATCAGCGTGCGGGGCTACGTTTCCTGCGTGCTGGGCTGCCCCTACGAGGGCGAGGTGCCGGCCGAACAGGTCGCCGCTGTCGCCGCCGAACTCTTCGCCATGGGCTGCTACGAGGTGTCCCTGGGCGACACCATCGGCACCGGCAACGCCGGCGCCACCCGCCACCTGTTCGAGGTGGTGGGCGCCCAGGTCCCCCGTGACAAGCTGGCCGGCCACTTCCACGACACCTACGGCCAGGCCGTGGCGAACATCTACGCCAGCCTGCTGGAAGGCATCAGCGTGTTCGACAGCTCGGTCGCCGGCCTCGGCGGTTGCCCCTACGCCAAGGGCGCCACCGGCAACGTCGCCACCGAGGATGTGCTCTACCTGATGAACGGCCTCGGCATCGAGACGGGCATCGACCTCGACAAACTCGCCGCCGCCGGCCAGCGCATCTGCGCTGTGCTCGGCAAGGACAACGGCTCCCGCGTGGCCCGTGCGATCCTGGCACGCGCTGGCTGA
- a CDS encoding acetyl-CoA C-acetyltransferase → MQDVVIVAATRTAIGSFQGSLANIPAPELGAAVIRQLLAQTGLAGEQVDEVILGQVLTAGSGQNPARQAAILAGLPHAVPALTLNKVCGSGLKALHLGAQAIRCGDAEVIIAGGQENMSLAPYVMPGARTGLRMGHAKLVDTMIQDGLWDAFNDYHMGITAENLVEKYGIGREQQDAFAAASQQKACAAIEAGRFNDEITPILIPQKKGEPLAFATDEQPRAGTTAEALAKLKPAFKKDGSVTAGNASSLNDGAAAVLLMSAAKAKSLGLPVLARIAGYANAGVDPAIMGIAPVSATRRCLEKAGWSLQDLDLIEANEAFAAQALSVGQELGWDAGKVNVNGGAIALGHPIGASGCRVLVTLLHEMIKRDAKKGLATLCIGGGQGVALAIER, encoded by the coding sequence ATGCAAGACGTCGTCATAGTCGCCGCCACCCGCACAGCCATCGGCAGCTTCCAGGGCAGCCTGGCCAACATCCCGGCACCGGAGCTGGGCGCGGCGGTGATCCGCCAGCTGCTGGCCCAGACCGGCCTTGCCGGCGAGCAGGTCGATGAAGTCATCCTCGGCCAGGTGCTCACCGCGGGCAGCGGCCAGAACCCGGCGCGCCAGGCCGCCATCCTCGCCGGCCTGCCCCACGCCGTGCCGGCCCTCACCCTGAACAAGGTCTGCGGCTCCGGCCTCAAGGCCCTGCACCTGGGCGCCCAGGCCATCCGCTGCGGCGACGCCGAGGTGATCATCGCCGGTGGCCAGGAGAACATGAGCCTCGCCCCCTACGTCATGCCCGGCGCCCGCACCGGCCTGCGCATGGGCCACGCCAAGCTGGTGGACACCATGATCCAGGACGGCCTCTGGGACGCCTTCAACGACTACCACATGGGCATCACCGCCGAGAACCTGGTGGAGAAGTACGGCATCGGCCGCGAGCAGCAGGACGCCTTCGCCGCCGCCTCCCAGCAGAAGGCCTGCGCCGCCATCGAGGCCGGCCGCTTCAATGACGAGATCACCCCGATCCTGATCCCGCAGAAGAAGGGCGAGCCGCTCGCCTTCGCCACCGACGAGCAGCCCCGCGCCGGCACCACCGCAGAAGCCCTGGCCAAGCTCAAACCGGCGTTCAAGAAGGACGGCAGCGTCACCGCCGGCAACGCCTCCAGCCTCAACGACGGCGCCGCCGCCGTGCTGCTGATGAGTGCCGCGAAGGCCAAGTCCCTGGGCCTGCCGGTGCTGGCGCGCATCGCCGGCTACGCAAACGCCGGCGTCGACCCGGCGATCATGGGCATCGCTCCGGTCTCCGCCACCCGCCGCTGCCTGGAGAAGGCCGGCTGGAGCCTCCAGGACCTGGACCTGATCGAAGCCAACGAAGCCTTCGCCGCCCAGGCCCTGTCCGTGGGCCAGGAGCTGGGCTGGGACGCTGGCAAGGTCAACGTCAACGGCGGCGCCATCGCCCTCGGCCACCCCATCGGCGCCTCCGGCTGCCGCGTGCTGGTGACCCTGCTGCACGAGATGATCAAGCGCGACGCGAAGAAGGGCCTCGCCACCCTCTGCATCGGCGGCGGACAGGGCGTGGCCCTGGCCATCGAACGCTGA
- a CDS encoding ABC transporter transmembrane domain-containing protein, which produces MKALRDDFAIPYARALRMVREGYSTFGRDFCLVFLATLLLSFLSALVPLLLREAADLLSRTDAEAVTVFLFVAAYACSWTVCNAMEWLKSIATSHVMVRCDTAFYRTLFKCLLSIPFHQRQALSKGEVLSDFDRSMSSFGQINQTVFWTLTPMLFEFVFVFLILWNATSALFSVLFLLAMVGLFCVALWVSQQTRDVYQRTFEATNELSAFLVEKLDANLEISINLSAEKESRKLRPIINRYATALFGANTRTAVLLGTQVVAIGLVLLSFTLASSHMTILGIFGVGDFVMVASYVVQLTTPFAVVASSLVGLKRDYLALESGLKYVDLANTDTGSARIEDESILFDVRSYRTSKGASLSFRIEIGKTYAVCGPTGSGKTTLINALLGLSRGYDGMISFTGGGSGPALADNHPESRQRRIAGSVRFPGDPAR; this is translated from the coding sequence ATGAAAGCGCTCCGCGATGACTTCGCGATTCCCTATGCCAGGGCCCTGAGAATGGTACGAGAGGGATACTCGACCTTCGGGAGAGACTTCTGTCTGGTGTTCCTGGCCACGCTGCTGCTTTCCTTCCTCAGTGCGCTGGTTCCACTCCTCTTGCGGGAGGCCGCCGACCTGCTGAGCCGAACCGATGCCGAAGCGGTTACCGTCTTCCTGTTCGTGGCGGCTTATGCGTGCTCATGGACGGTCTGCAACGCTATGGAGTGGCTCAAGAGCATCGCGACATCCCATGTGATGGTTCGCTGCGACACTGCCTTCTATCGCACGCTGTTCAAGTGCCTGCTCAGCATTCCCTTTCACCAGCGCCAGGCCCTTTCCAAAGGTGAAGTCCTTTCGGACTTCGACCGGTCGATGAGCAGCTTCGGCCAGATCAACCAGACGGTTTTCTGGACATTGACGCCAATGCTGTTCGAGTTTGTCTTTGTGTTCCTGATTCTCTGGAATGCGACCAGCGCACTGTTCTCCGTGCTCTTTCTCCTCGCAATGGTCGGTCTGTTCTGTGTTGCACTCTGGGTATCTCAGCAAACACGGGATGTTTATCAGAGAACCTTCGAAGCGACGAACGAGCTATCGGCATTCCTGGTGGAGAAACTGGACGCCAACCTCGAGATCAGCATCAACCTGTCTGCGGAGAAGGAGTCGCGGAAGCTCAGGCCCATCATCAATCGATACGCCACCGCCCTGTTCGGCGCGAATACCAGGACGGCAGTCCTGCTGGGTACCCAGGTCGTCGCCATTGGCCTGGTACTGCTCAGTTTTACGCTGGCGTCTTCGCATATGACGATCCTAGGGATATTCGGAGTGGGCGACTTTGTCATGGTCGCCTCCTATGTGGTCCAGCTGACGACGCCGTTTGCGGTTGTCGCCAGCTCCCTGGTTGGCCTGAAACGCGACTATCTGGCCCTTGAGTCAGGCCTGAAGTATGTCGACCTCGCGAACACGGATACCGGGTCGGCACGTATCGAGGATGAAAGCATCCTGTTCGACGTCCGCTCCTACAGGACGAGCAAAGGCGCGTCGCTGAGCTTCAGGATTGAGATCGGAAAGACCTATGCGGTCTGCGGCCCCACCGGCAGCGGCAAGACGACCCTTATCAACGCCCTGCTCGGATTGAGTCGCGGCTACGACGGAATGATCAGCTTCACGGGGGGCGGAAGTGGCCCGGCTCTCGCCGACAACCATCCTGAATCGCGTCAGCGTCGTATCGCAGGATCCGTTCGTTTTCCTGGGGACCCTGCGAGATAA
- a CDS encoding gamma-carboxygeranoyl-CoA hydratase, whose protein sequence is MTDFTTLQLDIATNGVATLWLNRPDKNNAFNAGMIRELILALDAVKDHGQVRFLILRGRGRHFSAGADLAWMQESARLDYNANLDDARELAELMYNLYHLKVPTLAVVQGAAFGGALGLISCCDMAIGAIDAQFSLSEVRIGLAPAVISPFVVQAIGERAARRYALTAERFNGERARELGLLAECYPAEELDQAVESWTANLLLNSPQAMRTSKDLLREVGSGVLSPNLRRYTENAIARIRVSPEGQEGLNAFLEKRKPSWQEQ, encoded by the coding sequence ATGACCGACTTCACAACGCTGCAACTGGACATCGCCACCAACGGCGTCGCCACCCTCTGGCTGAACCGTCCGGACAAGAACAACGCCTTCAACGCCGGCATGATCCGCGAGCTGATCCTCGCCCTGGACGCCGTCAAGGATCACGGCCAGGTGCGCTTCCTCATCCTCCGTGGCCGTGGCCGCCACTTCTCCGCCGGGGCCGACCTGGCCTGGATGCAGGAGTCCGCGCGCCTGGACTACAACGCCAACCTCGACGACGCCCGTGAGCTGGCCGAGCTGATGTACAACCTCTACCACCTCAAGGTGCCCACGCTGGCCGTGGTGCAGGGCGCGGCCTTCGGCGGCGCCCTGGGCCTGATCAGCTGCTGCGACATGGCCATCGGCGCCATCGACGCGCAGTTCTCCCTGTCGGAAGTGCGCATCGGCCTCGCGCCAGCGGTGATCAGCCCCTTCGTGGTCCAGGCCATCGGCGAGCGCGCCGCGCGCCGCTACGCACTCACCGCCGAGCGTTTCAACGGCGAGCGCGCCCGCGAACTGGGCCTCCTGGCCGAGTGCTACCCGGCCGAGGAACTGGACCAGGCGGTGGAAAGCTGGACCGCCAACCTGCTGCTGAACAGCCCCCAGGCCATGCGCACCAGCAAGGACCTGCTGCGGGAAGTGGGCAGCGGCGTGCTCAGCCCCAACCTGCGCCGCTACACGGAAAACGCCATCGCCCGCATCCGCGTGAGCCCCGAAGGCCAGGAAGGACTGAACGCCTTCCTGGAGAAACGCAAACCGTCCTGGCAGGAGCAATGA
- a CDS encoding carboxyl transferase domain-containing protein, protein MAILHTQINTRSPEFARNRDAMLAQVGDLHRLLGRIHEGGGAKAQERHTSRGKLLPRERINRLLDPGSPFLEIGQLAAFEVYGEDVPAAGVVAGIGRVEGVECMIVANDATVKGGSYYPLTVKKHLRAQAIAQENRLPCIYLVDSGGANLPRQEDVFPDREHFGRIFFNQANMSAQGIPQIAVVMGSCTAGGAYVPAMSDETIMVRNQATIFLAGPPLVKAATGEVVTAEELGGADVHCKTSGVADHYAENDEHALALARRSIANLNWRKAGELNLRAPIAPRYAADELYGVIPADAKQPFDVREVIARLVDDSEFDEFKALFGTTLVCGFAFLHGYPIAILANNGILFAEAAQKGAHFIELACQRGIPLLFLQNITGFMVGKKYEEGGIAKHGAKLVTAVACARVPKFTVIIGGSFGAGNYGMCGRAYDPRFLWMWPNARIGVMGAEQAAGVLTQVKREQSERAGHSLSAEDEARIKQPILEQYERQAHAYYSSARLWDDGVIDPAQTRDVLGLALSASLNAPIERTRFGVFRM, encoded by the coding sequence ATGGCCATCCTGCACACCCAGATCAACACCCGTTCCCCGGAGTTCGCCCGCAACCGCGACGCCATGCTGGCCCAGGTCGGCGACCTGCATCGCCTGCTGGGCCGCATCCATGAAGGCGGCGGCGCCAAGGCCCAGGAACGTCATACCTCGCGCGGCAAGCTGCTGCCCCGCGAACGCATCAACCGCCTGCTGGACCCGGGCTCGCCCTTCCTCGAAATCGGCCAGCTGGCCGCCTTCGAGGTCTACGGCGAAGACGTCCCCGCCGCCGGCGTGGTGGCCGGCATCGGCCGCGTCGAAGGCGTGGAATGCATGATCGTGGCCAACGACGCCACGGTGAAAGGCGGCTCCTACTACCCGCTGACGGTGAAGAAGCACCTGCGCGCCCAGGCCATCGCCCAGGAGAACCGCCTGCCCTGCATCTACCTGGTGGACTCGGGCGGCGCCAACCTGCCGCGCCAGGAGGACGTCTTCCCCGATCGCGAGCACTTCGGCCGCATCTTCTTCAACCAGGCCAACATGAGCGCCCAGGGCATCCCGCAGATCGCCGTGGTGATGGGCTCCTGCACCGCCGGCGGCGCCTACGTGCCGGCCATGAGCGACGAGACCATCATGGTGCGCAACCAGGCCACCATCTTCCTCGCCGGCCCGCCGCTGGTGAAGGCCGCCACCGGCGAGGTGGTGACCGCCGAGGAACTGGGCGGCGCCGACGTGCACTGCAAGACCTCCGGCGTGGCCGACCACTATGCCGAGAACGACGAGCACGCCCTCGCCCTCGCCCGCCGCAGCATCGCCAACCTCAACTGGCGCAAGGCCGGCGAGCTGAACCTGCGCGCGCCCATCGCCCCGCGCTATGCCGCCGACGAGCTGTACGGCGTGATCCCGGCAGACGCCAAGCAGCCCTTCGACGTGCGCGAGGTGATCGCCCGCCTGGTGGACGACTCCGAATTCGACGAGTTCAAGGCCCTGTTCGGGACCACCCTGGTGTGCGGCTTCGCCTTTCTTCACGGCTACCCCATCGCCATCCTCGCCAACAACGGCATCCTCTTCGCCGAAGCCGCGCAGAAAGGCGCGCACTTCATCGAACTGGCCTGCCAGCGCGGCATCCCGCTGCTGTTCCTGCAGAACATCACCGGCTTCATGGTGGGCAAGAAGTACGAGGAAGGCGGCATCGCCAAGCACGGCGCCAAGCTGGTGACCGCCGTGGCCTGCGCCAGGGTGCCGAAGTTCACCGTGATCATCGGCGGCAGCTTCGGTGCCGGTAACTACGGCATGTGCGGTCGCGCCTACGACCCGCGCTTCCTGTGGATGTGGCCCAACGCACGGATCGGCGTGATGGGCGCCGAGCAGGCCGCCGGCGTACTCACCCAGGTCAAGCGCGAGCAGAGCGAACGCGCCGGCCACAGCCTGAGCGCCGAGGACGAGGCCCGCATCAAGCAGCCGATCCTCGAGCAGTACGAGCGCCAGGCCCACGCCTACTACTCCAGTGCCCGGCTCTGGGACGATGGCGTGATCGACCCGGCACAGACCCGCGACGTGCTGGGCCTGGCCCTCTCGGCCAGCCTCAACGCCCCGATCGAGCGGACCCGTTTCGGCGTGTTCCGCATGTAA
- a CDS encoding isovaleryl-CoA dehydrogenase codes for MTYSSLNFALGETIDMLREQVQAFVAAELAPRAAEIDSENAFPMDMWKKFGDMGLLGVTVGEEYGGAGLGYLAHVIAMEEISRASASVALSYGAHSNLCVNQIKRNGTHEQKLKYLPKLISGEHVGALAMSEPNAGSDVVSMKLRAERKGDRFVLNGSKTWITNGPDANTYVIYAKTDLDKGPHGITAFIVERDWKGFSRGNKFDKLGMRGSNTCELFFDDVEVPEENVLGAVNGGVKVLMSGLDYERVVLAGGPVGIMQACLDVVVPYIHDRKQFGQSIGEFQFIQGKVADMYTQLAASRAYLYAVAQACDRGETTRKDAAGVILYTAERATQMALEAIQILGGNGYINEFPTGRLLRDAKLYEIGAGTSEIRRMLIGRELFNETR; via the coding sequence ATGACTTACTCGAGCCTGAACTTCGCCCTCGGCGAGACCATCGACATGCTGCGCGAGCAGGTGCAAGCCTTCGTCGCCGCCGAACTGGCCCCCCGCGCCGCCGAGATCGACAGCGAGAACGCCTTCCCCATGGACATGTGGAAGAAGTTCGGCGACATGGGCCTCCTGGGCGTGACCGTGGGCGAGGAATACGGCGGCGCGGGCCTGGGCTACCTGGCCCACGTCATCGCCATGGAAGAGATCAGCCGCGCCTCGGCCTCGGTGGCCCTGTCCTATGGCGCCCACTCCAACCTGTGCGTCAACCAGATCAAGCGCAACGGCACCCATGAGCAGAAGCTGAAGTACCTGCCCAAGCTGATCAGCGGCGAACACGTCGGCGCCCTGGCCATGAGCGAGCCCAACGCCGGCTCCGACGTGGTGTCCATGAAGCTGCGCGCCGAAAGGAAGGGCGACCGCTTCGTCCTCAACGGCAGCAAGACCTGGATCACCAACGGCCCCGACGCCAATACCTACGTGATCTACGCCAAGACCGACCTGGACAAGGGCCCCCACGGCATCACCGCCTTCATCGTCGAGCGCGACTGGAAGGGCTTCAGCCGGGGCAACAAGTTCGACAAGCTCGGCATGCGCGGCTCCAACACCTGCGAACTGTTCTTCGATGACGTGGAAGTGCCGGAGGAGAACGTCCTCGGCGCGGTGAACGGCGGCGTGAAGGTGCTGATGAGCGGCCTGGACTACGAGCGCGTGGTGCTGGCCGGCGGCCCGGTGGGCATCATGCAGGCCTGCCTGGACGTGGTGGTGCCCTACATCCACGACCGCAAGCAGTTCGGCCAGAGCATCGGCGAGTTCCAGTTCATCCAGGGCAAGGTGGCCGACATGTACACCCAGCTGGCCGCCAGCCGCGCCTACCTCTACGCCGTGGCCCAGGCCTGCGACCGTGGCGAGACCACCCGCAAGGACGCCGCCGGGGTGATCCTCTACACCGCCGAGCGCGCCACCCAGATGGCCCTGGAAGCCATCCAGATCCTCGGCGGCAACGGCTACATCAACGAGTTCCCCACCGGCCGCCTGCTGCGCGACGCCAAGCTCTACGAGATCGGCGCCGGCACCAGCGAGATCCGCCGCATGCTGATCGGCCGCGAGCTGTTCAACGAAACCCGCTGA
- a CDS encoding MerR family transcriptional regulator encodes MSTTYSISDLARELDVTTRAIRFYEEQGMLSPERRGQERIYRPKDLVALKLILRGKRIGFSLAECKELIDLYDPSSGNRKQLDTFLSKIAERRAQLEQQLLDIQQMQLELDTAEERCLAALAETERKQGVNA; translated from the coding sequence ATGTCCACGACCTACAGCATTTCCGATCTGGCCCGCGAACTGGATGTCACCACCCGCGCCATCCGCTTCTATGAAGAGCAAGGCATGCTCAGCCCGGAGCGCCGGGGCCAGGAACGCATCTACCGGCCCAAGGACCTGGTGGCCCTGAAGCTCATCCTGCGGGGCAAGCGCATCGGCTTCTCCCTGGCCGAGTGCAAGGAACTGATCGACCTCTACGACCCCAGCAGCGGCAACCGCAAGCAGCTCGATACCTTCCTCTCGAAGATCGCCGAGCGCCGCGCGCAGCTGGAGCAGCAGTTGCTGGATATCCAGCAGATGCAGCTGGAACTGGATACGGCCGAGGAACGCTGCCTGGCGGCCCTGGCCGAAACCGAACGCAAACAGGGCGTCAACGCCTGA
- a CDS encoding ATP-binding cassette domain-containing protein: MARLSPTTILNRVSVVSQDPFVFLGTLRDNLLYGTEEPAADGELLSILDALSLDFTCEDGSSPLDRVLGSEARQLSGGERQRIAIARALIRRKEVMILDEPTSALDGETESRVLALLRSRVGTLIMITHREAPRAIADEVIAL, translated from the coding sequence GTGGCCCGGCTCTCGCCGACAACCATCCTGAATCGCGTCAGCGTCGTATCGCAGGATCCGTTCGTTTTCCTGGGGACCCTGCGAGATAACCTGCTCTACGGCACCGAGGAGCCGGCGGCTGATGGAGAGCTGCTGTCCATTCTCGATGCCCTGAGCCTCGATTTCACCTGCGAAGACGGCTCCAGTCCCCTGGACAGGGTCCTGGGGAGCGAGGCTCGGCAGCTCTCAGGTGGCGAGCGTCAGCGTATCGCCATCGCCAGGGCCCTGATCCGCAGGAAAGAGGTGATGATTCTGGATGAGCCGACTTCGGCACTGGATGGCGAAACCGAGTCCCGGGTACTGGCGCTCCTGAGATCCAGGGTGGGCACCCTGATCATGATCACGCACCGGGAGGCTCCCAGGGCCATAGCGGACGAGGTGATCGCGCTGTAG
- a CDS encoding CoA transferase subunit B translates to MALTREQMAQRVARELKDGYYVNLGIGIPTLVANYVPEGMQVMLQSENGLLGMGAFPTEEEVDADMINAGKQTVTAVKGASIFSSADSFAMIRGGHVDLTVLGAFEVDVQGNIASWMVPGKLVKGMGGAMDLVAGADNIIVTMTHASKDGESKLLERCSLPLTGAGCIRKVLTDLAYLEIENGTFILRETAPGVSIAEIAEKTAGPLIVPDDVVEMRF, encoded by the coding sequence ATGGCACTGACCCGCGAACAGATGGCCCAACGCGTGGCCCGCGAACTCAAGGATGGCTACTACGTGAACCTGGGGATCGGCATCCCCACCCTGGTGGCCAACTACGTCCCCGAAGGCATGCAGGTGATGCTGCAATCCGAGAACGGCCTGCTGGGCATGGGCGCCTTCCCCACCGAGGAGGAAGTGGACGCCGACATGATCAACGCCGGCAAGCAGACCGTCACCGCCGTCAAGGGCGCGTCGATCTTCTCCTCCGCCGACTCCTTCGCCATGATCCGTGGCGGCCACGTCGACCTCACCGTACTGGGTGCCTTCGAGGTGGACGTGCAGGGCAACATCGCCTCCTGGATGGTCCCCGGCAAGCTGGTCAAGGGCATGGGCGGCGCCATGGACCTGGTGGCTGGCGCCGACAACATCATCGTCACCATGACCCACGCCTCCAAGGACGGTGAGTCCAAGCTGCTGGAGCGCTGCTCGCTGCCGCTGACTGGCGCCGGCTGCATCCGCAAGGTGCTCACCGACCTGGCGTACCTGGAGATCGAGAACGGCACCTTCATCCTTCGCGAAACCGCTCCGGGCGTGAGCATCGCCGAGATCGCCGAGAAGACCGCCGGCCCGCTGATCGTTCCGGACGACGTGGTCGAAATGCGCTTCTGA
- a CDS encoding acetyl-CoA carboxylase biotin carboxylase subunit, whose translation MTMITTLLIANRGEIACRVMRTAKALGIRTVAVHSEIDRNARHVREADMAINLGGAKPAESYLLVDKLIAAAKASGAQAIHPGYGFLSENAGFARAIAEAGLVFLGPPASAIDAMGSKSAAKALMEEAGVPLVPGYHGEDQALETFRAAAERIGYPVLLKAAAGGGGKGMKVVEREADLAEALSSAQREAQAAFGDARMLVEKYVLKPRHVEIQVFADRHGNCLYLNERDCSIQRRHQKVVEEAPAPGLSPDLRRAMGEAAVRAAQAIGYVGAGTVEFLLDERGDFYFMEMNTRLQVEHPVTEAITGLDLVAWQIRVARGEALPITQEQVPLNGHAIEVRLYAEDPEGGFLPASGHLDLYREAAPGEGRRVDSGVAEGDDVSPFYDPMLAKLIAWGENREEARQRLLAMLAETAVGGFRTNLAFLRRVLAHPAFADAELDTGFIERHQAQLLPASAALPDAFWQVAAEAFRQGDAARVRSDDPHSPWSGNSGWRAGLPRETDLHLACGEERQVVRLRGPAKSPIHLAGERLTLELDGVRRQLLATRRGETLYLEWDGSLHTVTRVDPIEDVEASHAHHGGLTAPMNGSIVRVLVEAGQSVDAGTALVVLEAMKMEHSIRAPHAGVVKALYCSEGELVNEGTALVELDEA comes from the coding sequence ATGACCATGATCACCACCTTGCTGATCGCCAACCGTGGCGAGATCGCCTGCCGGGTAATGCGCACCGCCAAGGCGCTGGGCATCCGCACCGTCGCCGTCCACAGCGAAATCGACCGTAACGCCCGCCACGTGCGCGAGGCGGACATGGCCATCAACCTCGGCGGCGCCAAGCCGGCGGAAAGCTACCTGCTGGTGGACAAGCTGATCGCCGCCGCCAAGGCCAGCGGCGCCCAGGCCATCCACCCCGGTTACGGCTTCCTCTCGGAGAATGCCGGCTTCGCCCGCGCCATCGCCGAGGCCGGGCTGGTCTTCCTCGGCCCGCCGGCCAGCGCCATCGACGCCATGGGCAGCAAGTCCGCCGCCAAGGCGCTGATGGAGGAAGCCGGCGTGCCGCTGGTGCCCGGCTACCACGGCGAGGACCAGGCCCTGGAGACCTTCCGTGCCGCCGCCGAGCGCATCGGCTACCCGGTGCTGCTGAAGGCCGCCGCCGGTGGCGGCGGCAAGGGCATGAAGGTGGTGGAACGCGAGGCCGACCTGGCCGAGGCGCTCTCCTCCGCCCAGCGCGAAGCCCAGGCCGCCTTCGGCGACGCGCGGATGCTGGTGGAAAAATACGTCCTCAAGCCGCGCCATGTGGAAATCCAGGTCTTCGCCGACCGCCACGGCAATTGCCTGTACCTGAACGAGCGCGACTGCTCCATCCAGCGCCGCCACCAGAAGGTGGTGGAGGAAGCCCCCGCCCCCGGCCTTTCGCCGGACCTGCGCCGGGCCATGGGCGAAGCCGCCGTGCGCGCGGCCCAGGCCATCGGCTACGTGGGCGCCGGCACCGTGGAGTTCCTGCTGGACGAGCGCGGCGACTTCTACTTCATGGAGATGAACACCCGCCTGCAGGTGGAACACCCGGTCACCGAGGCCATCACCGGCCTCGACCTGGTGGCCTGGCAAATCCGCGTCGCCCGTGGCGAGGCGCTGCCCATCACCCAGGAACAGGTGCCGCTCAATGGACACGCCATCGAAGTGCGCCTCTACGCCGAAGACCCCGAAGGCGGCTTCCTGCCCGCCAGCGGCCACCTGGACCTGTACCGCGAGGCCGCGCCGGGCGAAGGCCGCCGGGTGGACAGCGGCGTGGCCGAAGGGGACGACGTGTCGCCCTTCTACGACCCCATGCTGGCCAAGCTGATCGCCTGGGGCGAGAACCGCGAGGAAGCCCGCCAGCGCCTGCTGGCCATGCTGGCGGAGACCGCAGTGGGCGGTTTCCGCACCAACCTCGCCTTCCTCCGCCGCGTGCTGGCCCATCCGGCCTTCGCCGACGCCGAGCTGGACACCGGCTTCATCGAACGTCACCAGGCGCAGTTGCTCCCCGCCTCCGCCGCCCTGCCCGACGCTTTCTGGCAGGTGGCCGCCGAAGCCTTCCGCCAGGGCGATGCCGCCCGGGTGCGCAGCGACGACCCGCATTCCCCCTGGAGCGGCAACAGTGGCTGGCGCGCGGGCCTGCCCCGCGAGACCGACCTGCACCTGGCCTGCGGCGAGGAGCGCCAGGTCGTGCGCCTGCGCGGCCCGGCCAAGAGCCCGATCCACCTCGCCGGCGAACGCCTGACCCTGGAACTGGACGGCGTGCGTCGCCAGTTGCTGGCCACCCGCCGGGGCGAGACGCTCTACCTGGAATGGGACGGCTCGCTGCACACCGTCACCCGCGTCGACCCCATCGAGGACGTGGAAGCCAGCCACGCCCACCACGGCGGGCTGACGGCGCCCATGAACGGCAGTATCGTGCGCGTGCTGGTGGAAGCCGGCCAGAGCGTGGACGCCGGCACCGCCCTGGTGGTACTGGAGGCCATGAAGATGGAGCACAGCATCCGCGCGCCCCATGCCGGCGTGGTCAAGGCGCTGTATTGCAGCGAAGGCGAACTGGTCAACGAAGGCACCGCGCTGGTGGAGCTGGACGAGGCCTGA